In a genomic window of Streptococcus oralis subsp. tigurinus:
- a CDS encoding DUF3021 domain-containing protein, translating into MKRLIAYFVSGMRTASFIYLSLVLLAQFYSGITYPAPTTKNILALFLMSGIMGVLTLILERLEFLAYSMRVGVHLLATATILVLTYLFFGWGSALLSPLLWFFFLLIYGLIWLYQIWQTHKLTQRINQALEDKRKKTNH; encoded by the coding sequence ATGAAGCGATTGATTGCTTATTTTGTATCGGGAATGCGGACGGCCTCCTTTATTTATTTGAGTTTGGTGTTATTGGCTCAGTTTTATTCAGGTATTACCTATCCTGCACCAACGACAAAAAATATTCTAGCTTTGTTTTTGATGAGTGGAATTATGGGAGTATTGACCTTAATCCTTGAAAGGCTAGAGTTTCTTGCTTATAGTATGCGTGTAGGAGTTCATTTATTAGCGACAGCTACTATTTTAGTATTGACCTACCTATTTTTTGGCTGGGGTTCAGCATTGTTGAGTCCCTTGCTTTGGTTCTTTTTCTTATTAATTTATGGACTGATATGGTTGTACCAGATCTGGCAAACTCACAAGCTCACTCAACGAATTAATCAAGCCTTAGAAGATAAAAGAAAGAAAACGAATCACTAA
- a CDS encoding GNAT family N-acetyltransferase — translation MPVNEYGQIIGESMEGYTPGELPSIDFLEGRYARIEALSVEKHAEDLLTVYGPDTPREMWTYLFQEPVADMEELVTVLNQMLARKDRFYYAIIDKETGKALGTFSLMRIDQNNRVIEVGAVTFSPALKGTRIGTEAQYLLARYVFEELSYRRYEWKCDALNLPSKRAAERLGFVYEGTFRQAVVYKGRTRDTNWLSMIDKDWPQVKARLEAWLSPENFDKDGRQYKSLREF, via the coding sequence ATGCCAGTAAATGAATATGGTCAGATAATTGGTGAGTCAATGGAAGGTTATACACCAGGTGAATTGCCTTCCATTGATTTCTTAGAAGGGCGCTACGCTCGGATAGAGGCTCTTTCGGTGGAAAAGCATGCGGAGGATTTGCTAACTGTTTATGGTCCTGATACGCCTCGTGAGATGTGGACCTACCTCTTTCAGGAGCCAGTGGCAGATATGGAGGAACTGGTTACCGTCTTAAATCAGATGTTGGCTCGTAAGGACCGTTTTTACTATGCGATTATAGATAAGGAAACTGGTAAGGCTTTGGGAACTTTTTCACTCATGCGCATTGATCAGAATAACCGAGTAATAGAAGTGGGTGCTGTCACTTTTTCTCCTGCTCTTAAGGGTACGAGGATAGGGACGGAGGCTCAATATCTCCTAGCTCGCTATGTTTTTGAGGAGCTTAGCTATCGTCGCTATGAGTGGAAATGCGATGCTCTAAATCTGCCATCAAAACGAGCTGCGGAACGTTTGGGCTTTGTCTATGAAGGAACCTTCCGCCAGGCAGTCGTTTATAAGGGGCGTACGAGGGATACGAATTGGCTCTCTATGATTGATAAGGACTGGCCTCAAGTTAAAGCTCGTTTGGAAGCATGGCTGTCTCCTGAAAACTTTGATAAAGATGGACGGCAGTACAAGAGCTTAAGAGAATTCTGA
- a CDS encoding YjdF family protein → MEIVSIGLTVYFEDGFWHGLFEQEYEGTYQVCRVTFGQEPKEDEILKLLQTQFVRLSFSPEATVKQHVKIKNPKRLQRAVKKQVKQKVSSKSQELLQLQYEERKKHSKQQSSLQKQLLKQEKFERKQQKRREKHKGH, encoded by the coding sequence ATGGAAATCGTTTCAATTGGCTTGACAGTTTATTTTGAAGATGGATTTTGGCATGGATTGTTTGAACAAGAGTATGAGGGAACTTATCAAGTTTGTCGAGTGACATTTGGTCAGGAACCAAAAGAGGATGAAATTTTGAAACTTTTACAGACTCAGTTTGTTCGGTTATCTTTTAGTCCAGAGGCAACAGTCAAACAGCATGTGAAGATTAAGAATCCGAAGCGTTTGCAGCGAGCTGTAAAGAAACAGGTGAAGCAGAAAGTTTCTTCTAAGTCACAAGAGCTCTTACAGTTGCAGTATGAGGAACGGAAAAAGCATTCAAAACAACAGTCCAGTCTCCAAAAGCAATTGCTCAAGCAAGAGAAATTTGAACGCAAACAGCAAAAACGTAGAGAGAAGCACAAGGGGCACTAG
- a CDS encoding proline--tRNA ligase produces the protein MKQSKMLIPTLREMPSDAQVISHALMLRAGYVRQVSAGVYSYLPLANRVIEKAKNIMRQEFDKIGAVEMLAPALLSADLWRESGRYETYGEDLYKLKNREKSDFILGPTHEETFTAIVRDSVKSYKQLPLNLYQIQPKYRDEKRPRNGLLRTREFIMKDGYSFHANYDSLDVTYDEYKAAYERIFTRSGLDFKAIIGDGGAMGGKDSQEFMAITPARTDLDRWVVLDKSVASFDEIPAEVQEEIKSELLKWMVSGEDTIAYSSESGYAANLEMATNEYKPSNRVVTEEEVTRVATPDVKSIDEVAAFLNVPEEQTIKTLFYMADGELVAALLVGNDQLNEVKLKNHLGADFFDAASEEEVASVVPADFGSLGPVGLPENVKIIADRKVQDVRNAVVGANEDGYHLTGVNPGRDFTAEYVDIREVREGEISPDGQGVLNFARGIEIGHIFKLGTRYSASMGADVLDENGRAVPIIMGCYGIGVSRLLSAVIEQHARLFVNKTPKGEYRYAWGVNFPKELAPFDVHLITVNVKDEEAQALTEKLESNLMEAGYEVLTDDRNERVGVKFSDSDLIGLPIRITVGKKAADGIVEVKIKATGDTIEVHADNLLETLEILSKK, from the coding sequence ATGAAACAAAGTAAAATGCTAATCCCAACGCTTCGCGAAATGCCAAGCGATGCTCAAGTTATCAGCCACGCCCTTATGTTGCGTGCTGGTTATGTTCGTCAAGTTTCTGCTGGTGTTTATTCTTACCTACCACTCGCTAACCGTGTGATTGAAAAGGCTAAGAATATCATGCGCCAAGAGTTTGATAAGATTGGTGCTGTTGAGATGTTGGCTCCTGCCCTTCTCAGTGCCGATCTCTGGCGCGAATCAGGTCGTTATGAAACCTATGGTGAAGACCTTTATAAACTGAAAAATCGTGAAAAGTCAGACTTTATCCTAGGTCCGACACACGAAGAAACTTTTACAGCTATTGTTCGTGACTCTGTGAAATCTTACAAGCAATTGCCACTTAACCTTTACCAAATCCAACCGAAATACCGTGATGAAAAACGTCCACGTAACGGACTTCTCCGTACACGTGAGTTTATCATGAAAGATGGTTATAGTTTCCATGCTAATTACGATAGTTTGGATGTGACTTATGATGAGTACAAGGCAGCCTACGAACGTATTTTCACTCGTAGTGGCTTGGACTTCAAGGCCATCATCGGTGATGGTGGCGCCATGGGTGGTAAGGATAGCCAAGAATTTATGGCCATCACACCAGCCCGTACAGACCTCGACCGCTGGGTTGTTTTAGACAAATCAGTTGCCTCATTTGATGAAATTCCTGCAGAAGTGCAAGAAGAAATCAAGTCAGAATTGCTCAAATGGATGGTTTCTGGTGAAGACACCATTGCCTACTCAAGTGAGTCTGGATATGCAGCTAACTTAGAAATGGCAACAAACGAGTACAAACCAAGCAACCGTGTTGTTACCGAAGAAGAAGTGACTCGTGTTGCAACACCAGATGTTAAATCAATCGATGAAGTGGCAGCCTTCCTTAACGTGCCAGAAGAGCAAACCATCAAAACCCTCTTCTACATGGCAGATGGGGAGCTTGTTGCAGCCCTTCTAGTTGGAAATGACCAGCTTAACGAAGTCAAGTTGAAAAATCACTTGGGAGCAGATTTCTTTGACGCTGCTAGCGAGGAAGAAGTCGCAAGTGTCGTCCCAGCAGACTTTGGTTCACTAGGACCAGTTGGTTTGCCAGAAAATGTGAAAATCATTGCAGACCGCAAGGTGCAAGATGTTCGCAATGCTGTTGTGGGGGCTAACGAAGATGGTTACCACTTGACGGGTGTGAACCCAGGTCGTGACTTTACTGCAGAATATGTAGACATTCGCGAAGTTCGTGAGGGTGAAATTTCACCAGACGGACAAGGTGTTCTTAACTTTGCGCGTGGTATCGAAATTGGGCACATCTTCAAACTCGGAACTCGTTACTCAGCAAGCATGGGAGCAGATGTCTTGGATGAAAATGGTCGTGCTGTGCCAATCATCATGGGATGTTACGGTATTGGTGTTAGCCGTCTCCTCTCAGCCGTTATAGAGCAACACGCTCGCCTCTTTGTTAACAAAACGCCAAAAGGTGAATACCGTTACGCTTGGGGGGTTAACTTCCCTAAAGAATTGGCACCATTTGATGTGCACTTGATCACTGTCAATGTCAAAGATGAAGAAGCGCAAGCCTTGACAGAAAAACTTGAATCCAACTTGATGGAAGCTGGTTACGAAGTCTTGACAGATGACCGTAACGAACGTGTCGGAGTGAAGTTTAGCGACAGCGACTTGATTGGGTTGCCGATTCGCATTACTGTTGGGAAGAAAGCAGCCGATGGCATTGTAGAAGTTAAGATTAAGGCGACTGGTGACACCATCGAAGTTCACGCAGACAACTTGCTCGAAACGCTTGAAATCCTTAGTAAGAAATAA
- a CDS encoding GNAT family N-acetyltransferase: MITIRKQEIVKLEDVLHLYQAVSWTNYTHQPQMLEKALSHSLAIYLAHDGDAVVGLVRLVGDGFSSIFVQDLIVLPSYQCQGIGRDLMKEALGDYKDAYQVQLVTEQTEKTLGFYRSLGFEALSTYDCTGMIWVDRKR; this comes from the coding sequence ATGATAACTATTAGAAAGCAAGAAATTGTCAAGCTAGAGGATGTTTTGCATCTCTATCAGGCAGTCAGTTGGACAAATTATACCCATCAACCTCAGATGCTGGAGAAGGCCTTGTCTCACTCATTAGCGATTTATCTGGCACATGATGGAGATGCCGTGGTAGGCTTGGTTCGTTTGGTTGGAGATGGTTTCTCATCGATTTTTGTCCAGGATTTGATCGTTTTGCCTAGCTATCAGTGCCAAGGGATTGGTAGAGACTTGATGAAAGAGGCTTTAGGTGATTACAAAGATGCCTATCAAGTCCAACTAGTGACCGAACAGACAGAAAAAACCTTGGGATTCTATCGTTCTCTGGGATTTGAAGCCTTATCTACTTATGATTGTACTGGAATGATTTGGGTGGATCGAAAAAGATAA
- a CDS encoding ABC transporter ATP-binding protein: MILQAKHLTKRYGNHMAVDDIQLEFEKGSFNAILGPNGAGKSTTISMLIGLKKPTQGQIRYAPNTKIGVVFQASVLDEMLTVRENLTIRAQQYKEIAASRVDDLIHQLGLTAFQKQLYGTLSGGQKRRVDIARALLSRPDILFLDEPTTGLDIQTRKSIWDLLYRLQKDEGMTIILTTHYLDEADEADQIYIVDHGKVIAQGSATAIKSQYASNILKIRFKEMKDLEKLRQTGMTVEEENELEYLFYPRTSQEAIEYLAKVREEIDSFEFRPGTMDDAFIALTGREVR, translated from the coding sequence ATGATTTTACAAGCTAAACATTTGACTAAACGGTACGGTAATCATATGGCTGTCGATGATATTCAGTTAGAGTTTGAAAAAGGAAGTTTCAATGCTATTTTGGGACCCAATGGTGCAGGGAAATCAACCACTATTTCCATGTTAATCGGTTTGAAAAAGCCGACACAAGGTCAGATTCGATATGCGCCAAATACGAAAATCGGAGTTGTTTTTCAAGCTAGTGTACTGGATGAGATGTTGACGGTTAGGGAAAATCTCACGATTCGTGCTCAACAGTATAAGGAGATTGCGGCAAGTCGTGTGGATGATTTGATTCATCAACTGGGTTTGACTGCTTTCCAGAAACAACTCTATGGAACTTTGTCAGGTGGGCAAAAACGTCGGGTTGATATTGCGCGTGCTCTTCTTTCGCGACCAGATATTCTTTTCTTGGATGAACCAACGACAGGTCTTGATATTCAGACTCGCAAATCCATCTGGGATCTGCTGTATCGACTACAAAAGGATGAAGGTATGACGATTATCTTAACGACTCATTATCTGGATGAAGCAGATGAAGCGGATCAGATCTATATCGTTGATCATGGAAAAGTGATCGCGCAAGGTTCTGCGACTGCTATCAAAAGTCAGTATGCATCTAATATCCTAAAAATTCGTTTTAAGGAAATGAAGGATCTAGAAAAATTGCGACAGACCGGAATGACAGTCGAGGAAGAAAACGAGTTGGAATATCTTTTTTATCCAAGGACGTCACAGGAAGCCATTGAATATTTGGCAAAAGTTCGAGAAGAAATTGATTCTTTTGAGTTTCGCCCAGGTACTATGGATGATGCCTTTATTGCACTTACAGGAAGAGAGGTTCGCTAA
- a CDS encoding ABC transporter permease, with product MLALLKRNFILYFRNRSGVFFSLLGALISFLLYIIFLQKNLTDSWSQLPDNTNLLNDWLMGGTLAVTGMTTSFTALTQMVQDRENQVDQDLFLTDLGNWGLQASYLISSIVISFIMQVFMYAVMSFYFKESPVISHLPEIALIMLLSSLLSSLVNVLLIYRFQSVDSLGKLATIVGTASGFLVGTYIPIGVLPDSAQLFMKCTPATYIASLYRQVLMKEQLETAFSGNNSLLQEFQDKMGIQINWQELLTKEETYFIVVIISLVAILLWMLFVKVFSKRK from the coding sequence ATGCTAGCTTTATTGAAACGGAATTTTATCTTATATTTTCGTAATCGTTCGGGAGTATTTTTCTCATTATTGGGGGCATTGATTTCCTTCCTCCTTTATATCATTTTTTTGCAGAAGAACCTGACGGATTCTTGGTCCCAACTCCCTGATAATACGAACCTTTTAAATGACTGGCTGATGGGTGGGACCTTGGCTGTGACTGGGATGACAACCAGTTTTACGGCTCTTACACAAATGGTACAGGATCGTGAAAATCAAGTGGATCAAGATCTCTTCTTGACAGATTTAGGTAACTGGGGCTTACAGGCGTCCTATCTAATCAGTAGTATTGTCATTTCTTTTATCATGCAGGTGTTTATGTATGCTGTTATGAGTTTTTATTTTAAAGAGAGCCCAGTTATCAGTCATTTACCGGAAATCGCTTTGATTATGTTGTTAAGCAGTCTGCTTTCAAGTTTGGTAAATGTTCTCTTGATTTATCGTTTTCAATCTGTAGATAGCCTTGGTAAACTGGCAACGATAGTGGGAACTGCTTCTGGATTTTTAGTAGGAACTTATATTCCCATTGGAGTATTACCTGATTCTGCACAGCTTTTCATGAAATGTACCCCTGCAACTTATATTGCTTCTCTCTATCGACAAGTCTTGATGAAAGAGCAGTTAGAGACCGCATTTTCAGGAAATAACAGTCTGTTACAGGAATTTCAAGACAAAATGGGAATCCAAATCAACTGGCAAGAACTATTGACAAAGGAAGAAACATACTTTATAGTGGTTATTATCAGTCTCGTCGCTATTCTTCTTTGGATGTTATTTGTTAAAGTGTTTAGCAAGAGAAAATAA
- a CDS encoding nucleotidyltransferase family protein, protein MNTVKNEQDILEVFRKNPDMMTILAIIRDLALKDSWLAAGSVRNFIWNLLSDKSPFDRETDVDVIFFDPDVSYEETVSLENKLREDFPQYQWELKNQVYMHLHNPHTAPYTSSRDAMSKYPERCTAIGLRLHADATLELFAPYGLEDILKFQVSPTPHFLENEDRMKLYQERLLKKNWQEKWKNLAFSKNLRKI, encoded by the coding sequence ATGAATACAGTGAAAAATGAGCAAGATATTCTAGAGGTTTTTAGAAAAAATCCAGATATGATGACCATTCTGGCCATTATTCGTGACCTTGCTCTGAAAGACTCTTGGTTGGCGGCAGGTTCTGTCCGAAATTTTATCTGGAATCTCTTGTCAGACAAATCGCCTTTTGACCGTGAAACAGATGTGGATGTGATTTTCTTTGATCCAGATGTTTCTTATGAGGAAACAGTATCCCTAGAGAACAAGCTGAGAGAGGATTTTCCTCAGTATCAGTGGGAGTTGAAAAATCAGGTCTATATGCATCTGCACAATCCCCACACTGCGCCTTACACGAGTTCTCGTGATGCTATGAGTAAATATCCCGAACGCTGTACGGCGATAGGGCTTCGCTTGCATGCCGACGCAACTTTAGAGCTCTTTGCGCCCTATGGTTTAGAGGATATTTTAAAGTTTCAAGTTTCCCCAACTCCTCATTTCTTAGAGAATGAGGACCGAATGAAGCTCTATCAAGAGCGGTTGCTCAAGAAAAATTGGCAAGAAAAATGGAAAAATCTGGCTTTCTCAAAAAACTTAAGAAAAATTTAA
- the rseP gene encoding RIP metalloprotease RseP, with protein MIGLLTFILVFGIIVVVHEFGHFYFAKKSGILVREFAIGMGPKIFAHIGKDGTAYTIRILPLGGYVRMAGWGDDATEIKTGTPVSLTLAEDGKVKRINLSGKKLDQTALPMQVTQFDFEDKLFIKGLVLEEEKTFAVDHDATVVEADGTEVRIAPLDVQYQNASIWGKLITNFAGPMNNFILGVVVFWILIFLQGGVRDTQTNLFHVMPEGALAKVGVAETAQITKVGLHEVKNWQDLIQAVEADTKDKTAPTLDVTISENGSKKQVTVTPEENQGRYILGVQPGVKSDFLSMFVGGFTTAADSGLRILSALKNLIFHPDLNKLGGPVAIFKASSDAAKNGIENVLYFLAMISINIGIFNLIPIPALDGGKIVLNILEAIRRKPLKQEIETYVTMAGVVIMVVLMLAVTWNDIMRLFF; from the coding sequence ATGATTGGATTGCTAACCTTTATCCTCGTTTTTGGGATTATCGTGGTGGTGCATGAGTTTGGACATTTTTATTTTGCCAAGAAATCAGGCATTTTAGTTCGTGAGTTTGCTATTGGTATGGGCCCTAAGATTTTTGCCCATATCGGTAAGGACGGCACTGCTTATACTATTCGGATCCTTCCTTTAGGAGGGTATGTTCGTATGGCTGGTTGGGGTGACGATGCGACGGAGATTAAGACAGGAACTCCAGTCAGTTTAACACTTGCAGAGGATGGTAAGGTCAAACGGATCAATCTATCTGGGAAGAAACTGGATCAAACAGCTCTCCCTATGCAGGTAACCCAGTTTGACTTTGAAGACAAGCTCTTCATTAAAGGCTTGGTCTTGGAAGAAGAAAAGACCTTTGCAGTAGATCACGATGCAACAGTTGTTGAGGCAGACGGAACCGAAGTGCGCATTGCCCCTCTAGATGTACAGTACCAAAATGCTTCTATCTGGGGCAAACTCATTACCAACTTTGCAGGTCCCATGAATAACTTTATCTTAGGTGTTGTTGTTTTTTGGATCCTGATCTTTTTGCAAGGTGGTGTTAGAGACACTCAGACCAATCTCTTTCATGTCATGCCAGAGGGAGCTTTGGCTAAGGTAGGCGTAGCTGAGACAGCTCAAATCACCAAGGTAGGCTTGCATGAAGTTAAGAATTGGCAAGACTTGATTCAGGCTGTGGAAGCAGATACCAAGGATAAGACCGCTCCGACCTTAGATGTGACCATTTCTGAAAATGGGAGTAAAAAACAAGTCACTGTTACTCCAGAAGAGAATCAAGGACGTTATATTCTCGGGGTTCAACCAGGGGTTAAGTCAGACTTTCTATCCATGTTTGTTGGTGGATTTACAACCGCTGCTGACTCGGGACTCCGTATCCTTTCGGCTCTGAAAAACTTGATTTTCCATCCAGATTTGAATAAACTCGGTGGTCCCGTTGCCATTTTTAAGGCAAGTAGCGATGCTGCTAAAAATGGAATTGAGAATGTCCTCTACTTCCTAGCTATGATTTCCATCAATATCGGAATTTTTAACTTGATTCCTATCCCAGCTTTGGATGGTGGAAAGATTGTGCTCAATATCCTAGAGGCTATCCGTCGTAAACCCCTTAAACAAGAAATTGAAACCTATGTCACCATGGCTGGTGTAGTTATCATGGTTGTCTTGATGCTAGCTGTGACCTGGAATGACATTATGCGACTCTTCTTTTAG
- a CDS encoding LytTR family DNA-binding domain-containing protein: MKIRFEMKTEFSEKDPHILIQAAQLTDQAREVMEYLEQFSTTNQVVIPIRTDDHLVMVKIEDLILADIDKNLLTIYTVDGIYKTKETLTNFQNRINRRNFIQISRHSIINIDHLESLSDSFSGNMMAKMTRGIKSSVSRKYVKSLMDYLGL; the protein is encoded by the coding sequence ATGAAGATTCGTTTTGAAATGAAGACAGAGTTTTCAGAAAAAGACCCACACATTTTAATTCAGGCAGCTCAGTTAACTGACCAAGCAAGAGAAGTCATGGAGTATTTAGAACAATTTTCAACGACTAATCAGGTGGTCATTCCTATTCGAACGGATGATCATCTGGTTATGGTAAAAATTGAGGATCTTATTCTAGCAGATATCGATAAGAATTTGTTGACCATTTATACGGTAGACGGGATTTATAAAACTAAGGAAACATTGACAAACTTTCAGAATCGGATTAACCGGCGTAACTTTATACAGATATCACGTCATTCAATTATAAACATTGACCATCTAGAGTCATTATCGGATAGCTTTTCAGGGAACATGATGGCTAAAATGACTCGGGGTATCAAATCTAGTGTGAGTCGGAAATACGTTAAGTCCTTAATGGATTATCTAGGTTTATAG
- a CDS encoding phosphatidate cytidylyltransferase produces the protein MTKDLQERTLFAGLALVIFLPVLFVGGLLLQIGIGLLAMLGVHELLHMKGLKTMTIEGTLTLLATFALTIPLENYLTFLPVDGNVVAYSVLITIMLGTTVFSKSYTIEDAAFPIAVSFYVGFGFNALLDARIAGFDKVLLALFIVWATDSAAYLTGVNFGKHKLAPRVSPNKSIEGFVGGILGAVLITVLFMLVDSTVALPYGIYRMSLFAAFFSVAGQFGDLIESAMKRHFGVKDSGKFIPGHGGVLDRFDSMLVVFPIMHLFGLF, from the coding sequence ATGACCAAGGATTTACAAGAGAGAACACTTTTTGCTGGACTGGCTCTGGTTATCTTCCTTCCCGTCTTGTTTGTTGGCGGGCTCCTGTTGCAGATAGGAATTGGCTTGTTAGCAATGCTAGGCGTCCATGAGCTCCTGCACATGAAGGGACTAAAGACCATGACCATTGAGGGCACCTTGACCCTCCTTGCAACCTTTGCACTTACAATCCCCTTAGAAAATTACCTAACTTTTTTGCCGGTTGATGGCAATGTGGTTGCCTACAGTGTTTTGATTACAATTATGTTAGGGACGACTGTTTTCAGTAAAAGCTATACGATTGAAGATGCTGCCTTTCCAATTGCTGTGAGTTTTTATGTTGGTTTTGGTTTCAATGCCTTACTAGATGCTCGTATAGCTGGATTTGATAAGGTTCTTCTGGCTCTCTTTATCGTTTGGGCGACAGATAGTGCAGCTTATCTGACGGGGGTGAATTTTGGTAAGCATAAGTTAGCCCCGAGGGTTTCTCCTAATAAGAGTATTGAGGGCTTTGTTGGGGGTATTCTAGGTGCGGTACTGATAACAGTACTCTTCATGCTAGTGGACAGTACAGTTGCTCTTCCCTATGGAATTTATAGGATGAGTCTTTTTGCCGCCTTCTTCAGTGTGGCAGGTCAGTTTGGTGACTTGATTGAGAGTGCTATGAAACGCCATTTCGGTGTCAAGGATTCTGGGAAGTTTATCCCGGGGCATGGTGGAGTGTTGGATCGTTTTGACAGTATGTTAGTTGTCTTTCCTATCATGCACTTGTTTGGCCTCTTCTAA
- the ruvB gene encoding Holliday junction branch migration DNA helicase RuvB, with product MSRILDNEIMGDEELVERTLRPQYLREYIGQDKVKDQLQIFIEAAKMRDEALDHVLLFGPPGLGKTTMAFVIANELGVNLKQTSGPVIEKAGDLVAILNDLEPGDVLFIDEIHRLPMSVEEVLYSAMEDFYIDIMIGAGEGSRSVHLDLPPFTLIGATTRAGMLSNPLRARFGITGHMEYYAHADLTEIVERTADIFEMEITHEAAAELALRSRGTPRIANRLLKRVRDFAQIMGDGLIDDVITDKALTMLDVDHEGLDYVDQKILRTMIEMYGGGPVGLGTLSVNIAEERETVEDMYEPYLIQKGFIMRTRSGRVATAKAYEHLGYEYSEK from the coding sequence ATGAGTAGAATTTTAGATAATGAAATCATGGGGGATGAGGAGTTGGTAGAACGTACCCTCCGTCCCCAGTATTTACGTGAATATATTGGGCAGGACAAGGTCAAGGATCAGCTTCAAATCTTTATTGAGGCAGCAAAAATGCGTGATGAGGCGCTGGACCATGTTCTTTTATTTGGTCCTCCAGGTCTCGGGAAAACAACCATGGCCTTTGTTATTGCCAATGAACTGGGAGTCAATCTCAAGCAAACGTCTGGTCCTGTCATTGAAAAAGCGGGTGATCTGGTAGCGATTTTGAATGATTTGGAGCCTGGAGACGTTCTCTTTATTGACGAGATTCATCGCTTACCCATGTCGGTGGAAGAGGTGCTCTATAGTGCCATGGAGGACTTCTACATTGATATCATGATTGGGGCTGGTGAAGGCAGTCGCAGTGTTCATTTGGATTTGCCGCCTTTTACCTTGATTGGTGCGACGACACGTGCGGGGATGCTTTCTAATCCTCTACGAGCACGTTTTGGGATTACGGGTCATATGGAATACTATGCCCACGCTGACTTGACGGAAATTGTTGAGCGGACAGCAGATATTTTTGAGATGGAAATCACTCATGAAGCTGCAGCTGAGTTGGCCTTACGCAGTCGTGGAACTCCTCGTATTGCCAATCGTCTCCTCAAGCGCGTGCGCGACTTTGCTCAGATTATGGGAGATGGCCTAATTGATGATGTGATTACGGATAAGGCCTTGACCATGCTGGATGTAGACCATGAAGGCTTAGACTATGTGGACCAAAAAATCCTCCGTACCATGATTGAGATGTACGGTGGCGGTCCTGTCGGGCTAGGAACCCTTTCGGTTAATATTGCCGAGGAGCGCGAGACGGTAGAAGATATGTACGAACCCTACCTCATCCAGAAAGGTTTCATCATGCGAACTCGTTCTGGACGGGTGGCGACAGCCAAGGCTTATGAACATTTGGGGTATGAATACAGTGAAAAATGA
- a CDS encoding isoprenyl transferase, whose translation MFGFFKKDKAVEVEVPTQVPAHIGIIMDGNGRWAKKRMQPRVFGHKAGMEALQKVTKAANKMGVKVITVYAFSTENWTRPDQEVKFIMNLPVEFYDNYVPELHANNVKIQMIGETDRLPKPTFEALKKAEELTKNNTGLILNFALNYGGRAEITQALKGLAQDVLDAKINPGDITEDMIGDYLFTQHLPKDLRDPDLIIRTSGELRLSNFLPWQAAYSELYFTDTLWPDFDEASLQEAIAAFNHRNRRFGGV comes from the coding sequence ATGTTTGGATTTTTTAAGAAAGATAAAGCTGTAGAAGTTGAGGTTCCAACACAGGTTCCTGCTCATATTGGCATCATCATGGATGGGAATGGTCGCTGGGCTAAAAAACGGATGCAACCACGGGTTTTTGGTCATAAGGCGGGGATGGAAGCCCTCCAAAAGGTAACCAAGGCAGCTAACAAGATGGGGGTCAAGGTCATCACGGTTTATGCCTTTTCAACGGAAAATTGGACGCGCCCAGATCAAGAGGTCAAGTTTATCATGAACTTGCCAGTCGAGTTTTATGATAACTATGTCCCTGAATTGCACGCAAATAACGTTAAGATTCAGATGATTGGGGAGACAGACCGTCTGCCTAAGCCAACTTTTGAAGCTTTGAAAAAAGCAGAGGAATTGACCAAGAACAATACGGGCTTGATTCTCAATTTTGCGCTCAATTATGGTGGTCGTGCTGAAATTACGCAGGCTCTTAAGGGCTTGGCTCAAGATGTTTTAGATGCTAAAATCAACCCTGGTGATATCACAGAAGATATGATTGGGGACTATCTTTTCACGCAACACCTGCCAAAGGATTTGCGAGATCCTGATTTGATTATCCGCACGAGTGGTGAGTTGCGTTTAAGCAATTTCTTGCCATGGCAAGCAGCCTATAGCGAGCTTTATTTTACGGATACCTTGTGGCCTGATTTTGATGAAGCCTCCTTGCAGGAAGCTATTGCTGCCTTTAATCATCGCAATCGCCGTTTTGGAGGAGTTTAG